In a single window of the Nilaparvata lugens isolate BPH chromosome 1, ASM1435652v1, whole genome shotgun sequence genome:
- the LOC111045356 gene encoding uncharacterized protein LOC111045356 gives MRVCILLLFSILVIILAISSADESTSFDLMEAESESNRPLNRHRRFFQRIKNFRQCWRLSKDPTFVENNKNRSQYKHYKNRYLLKDNNYIKYESCYCKEK, from the exons ATGAGAGTCTGTATTCTATTGTTGTTTAGTATTCTAGTAATAATATTAGCAATTTCATCGGCTGATGAGAGTACTAGCTTTGATTTAATGGAAGCTGAGTCag AATCGAATCGACCCCTCAACAGACACCGCCGATTCTTCCAACGAATCAAAAACTTCAGACAGTGTTGGAGACTCAGCAAGGATCCGACTTTTGTCGAGAACAACAAGAACCGTTCCCAGTACAAGCACTACAAGAACCGTTACTTGCTCAAAGATAACAATTACATCAAGTATGAGAGCTGTTACTGCAAGGAAAAGTGA